One window of Channa argus isolate prfri chromosome 4, Channa argus male v1.0, whole genome shotgun sequence genomic DNA carries:
- the LOC137125018 gene encoding neuronal membrane glycoprotein M6-b-like isoform X2: MGCFECCIKCLGGVPYASLVATILCFSGVALFCGCGHVALTGTLTMLENHFSRVTSDHATLTMVIQIFQYIIYGIASFFFAYAIILLAEGFYTTSAIKKELQSDFKTTVCGRCITAFFMFLTYILALIFLAIFGFTAIPVFLFFNMWNSCAAMKSPDANITSPDSICVDVRQYGIIPWNATPGKACGATLGDICNTSEFYLSYHLYIVALAGAGATVIALIHYLMILAANWAYLKSAVSTHEYQDIKTKDDQDLEAEARSKDGQNSSSYS, encoded by the exons GATGCTTCGAGTGCTGCATCAAGTGTCTGGGCGGGGTTCCCTACGCCTCGCTGGTGGCCACCATCCTCTGCTTCTCAGGCGTGGCACTATTTTGCGGCTGTGGCCACGTGGCTCTGACCGGCACCCTGACCATGCTGGAGAACCACTTCTCCAGGGTCACCAGCGACCACGCCACCCTCACCATGGT AATCCAGATCTTTCAGTACATCATCTACGGCATCGCCTCCTTCTTCTTCGCCTATGCCATCATCCTGCTGGCTGAGGGCTTTTACACCACTAGCGCCATCAAGAAGGAGTTGCAGAGTGACTTTAAGACCACCGTCTGCGGACGCTGCATCACTGCCTTC TTCATGTTCCTGACCTACATCCTCGCTCTGATTTTCCTCGCCATCTTCGGCTTCACGGCGATCCCCGTTTTTCTCTTCTTCAACATGTGGAACTCCTGTGCTGCCATGAAGTCTCCTGATGCCAACATCACCTCGCCCGACTCCATCTGTGTGGACGTCAGGCAGTACG GTATTATTCCCTGGAACGCCACACCCGGAAAAGCTTGCGGAGCCACTCTGGGAGACATCTGTAACACCAGCGAG TTCTACCTGTCCTATCACCTCTACATCGTTGCGTTAGCCGGCGCTGGAGCCACCGTCATCGCCTTG ATCCACTACCTGATGATTCTGGCAGCCAACTGGGCCTATTTGAAAAGCGCCGTCTCCACACACGAGTACCAAGACATCAAGACCAAGGACGACCAGGATCTGGAGGCCGAGGCGCGCTCCAAGGACGGCCAGAACTCCTCGTCCTACTCATAA
- the LOC137125018 gene encoding neuronal membrane glycoprotein M6-b-like isoform X1 yields MDGTKPAMESNAEETQDEGQESKGCFECCIKCLGGVPYASLVATILCFSGVALFCGCGHVALTGTLTMLENHFSRVTSDHATLTMVIQIFQYIIYGIASFFFAYAIILLAEGFYTTSAIKKELQSDFKTTVCGRCITAFFMFLTYILALIFLAIFGFTAIPVFLFFNMWNSCAAMKSPDANITSPDSICVDVRQYGIIPWNATPGKACGATLGDICNTSEFYLSYHLYIVALAGAGATVIALIHYLMILAANWAYLKSAVSTHEYQDIKTKDDQDLEAEARSKDGQNSSSYS; encoded by the exons GATGCTTCGAGTGCTGCATCAAGTGTCTGGGCGGGGTTCCCTACGCCTCGCTGGTGGCCACCATCCTCTGCTTCTCAGGCGTGGCACTATTTTGCGGCTGTGGCCACGTGGCTCTGACCGGCACCCTGACCATGCTGGAGAACCACTTCTCCAGGGTCACCAGCGACCACGCCACCCTCACCATGGT AATCCAGATCTTTCAGTACATCATCTACGGCATCGCCTCCTTCTTCTTCGCCTATGCCATCATCCTGCTGGCTGAGGGCTTTTACACCACTAGCGCCATCAAGAAGGAGTTGCAGAGTGACTTTAAGACCACCGTCTGCGGACGCTGCATCACTGCCTTC TTCATGTTCCTGACCTACATCCTCGCTCTGATTTTCCTCGCCATCTTCGGCTTCACGGCGATCCCCGTTTTTCTCTTCTTCAACATGTGGAACTCCTGTGCTGCCATGAAGTCTCCTGATGCCAACATCACCTCGCCCGACTCCATCTGTGTGGACGTCAGGCAGTACG GTATTATTCCCTGGAACGCCACACCCGGAAAAGCTTGCGGAGCCACTCTGGGAGACATCTGTAACACCAGCGAG TTCTACCTGTCCTATCACCTCTACATCGTTGCGTTAGCCGGCGCTGGAGCCACCGTCATCGCCTTG ATCCACTACCTGATGATTCTGGCAGCCAACTGGGCCTATTTGAAAAGCGCCGTCTCCACACACGAGTACCAAGACATCAAGACCAAGGACGACCAGGATCTGGAGGCCGAGGCGCGCTCCAAGGACGGCCAGAACTCCTCGTCCTACTCATAA
- the LOC137125017 gene encoding ras-related protein Rab-9A-like isoform X6 yields the protein MCDELNLELWHRPFAQTSETTFAATMSKSSLLKVILLGDGGIGKSSLMNRYVTNKFDSHLFHTIGVEFLNKELEVDGHRVTLQIWDTAGQERFRSLRTPFYRGSDCCLLTFSLDDGQSFRNLSNWKKEFMYYADVKDPDDFPFVVLGNKLDVPERQVSGEDARQWCRENGGHPYFETSAKDATNVASAFEEAVRRILALDHRADHLIHTDTVNLQKKSQPERTCC from the exons ATGTGTGACGAG CTGAACCTCGAACTCTGGCACAGACCCTTTGCACAGACCAGTGAGACCACATTTGCAGCCACCATGTCCAAGTCATCCCTCCTCAAAGTGATCCTCCTGGGCGACGGTGGCATCGGCAAATCTTCGCTCATGAACCGCTACGTCACCAACAAGTTTGACTCGCATCTCTTCCACACTATAGGCGTGGAATTCCTCAACAAGGAGCTGGAGGTGGACGGCCACCGTGTGACCCTGCAAATCTGGGACACTGCGGGTCAGGAACGCTTCCGTAGTCTCAGGACGCCTTTCTACCGTGGCTCCGACTGCTGCCTGCTCACCTTCAGCTTGGATGATGGACAAAGCTTCCGTAACCTGTCCAACTGGAAGAAAGAGTTCATGTACTACGCTGACGTAAAGGACCCTGACGACTTCCCCTTTGTGGTTCTGGGCAACAAACTGGACGTGCCTGAGCGGCAGGTTTCAGGGGAGGATGCTCGGCAGTGGTGCCGCGAGAACGGCGGGCACCCATACTTTGAGACGAGCGCCAAGGATGCTACAAATGTGGCATCAGCATTTGAGGAGGCCGTGCGTCGCATTCTGGCTCTGGACCACAGAGCTGATCACCTGATCCACACTGACACAGTGAACTTGCAGAAGAAGAGTCAACCTGAACGCACCTGCTGCTGA
- the LOC137125017 gene encoding ras-related protein Rab-9A-like isoform X5, with translation MDTFPDKCVAVAPILNLELWHRPFAQTSETTFAATMSKSSLLKVILLGDGGIGKSSLMNRYVTNKFDSHLFHTIGVEFLNKELEVDGHRVTLQIWDTAGQERFRSLRTPFYRGSDCCLLTFSLDDGQSFRNLSNWKKEFMYYADVKDPDDFPFVVLGNKLDVPERQVSGEDARQWCRENGGHPYFETSAKDATNVASAFEEAVRRILALDHRADHLIHTDTVNLQKKSQPERTCC, from the exons ATGGACACTTTTCCTGATAAATGTGTAGCTGTTGCACCTATT CTGAACCTCGAACTCTGGCACAGACCCTTTGCACAGACCAGTGAGACCACATTTGCAGCCACCATGTCCAAGTCATCCCTCCTCAAAGTGATCCTCCTGGGCGACGGTGGCATCGGCAAATCTTCGCTCATGAACCGCTACGTCACCAACAAGTTTGACTCGCATCTCTTCCACACTATAGGCGTGGAATTCCTCAACAAGGAGCTGGAGGTGGACGGCCACCGTGTGACCCTGCAAATCTGGGACACTGCGGGTCAGGAACGCTTCCGTAGTCTCAGGACGCCTTTCTACCGTGGCTCCGACTGCTGCCTGCTCACCTTCAGCTTGGATGATGGACAAAGCTTCCGTAACCTGTCCAACTGGAAGAAAGAGTTCATGTACTACGCTGACGTAAAGGACCCTGACGACTTCCCCTTTGTGGTTCTGGGCAACAAACTGGACGTGCCTGAGCGGCAGGTTTCAGGGGAGGATGCTCGGCAGTGGTGCCGCGAGAACGGCGGGCACCCATACTTTGAGACGAGCGCCAAGGATGCTACAAATGTGGCATCAGCATTTGAGGAGGCCGTGCGTCGCATTCTGGCTCTGGACCACAGAGCTGATCACCTGATCCACACTGACACAGTGAACTTGCAGAAGAAGAGTCAACCTGAACGCACCTGCTGCTGA
- the LOC137125017 gene encoding ras-related protein Rab-9A-like isoform X4 has protein sequence MFFLCLLVLRFPPTNQRQLNLELWHRPFAQTSETTFAATMSKSSLLKVILLGDGGIGKSSLMNRYVTNKFDSHLFHTIGVEFLNKELEVDGHRVTLQIWDTAGQERFRSLRTPFYRGSDCCLLTFSLDDGQSFRNLSNWKKEFMYYADVKDPDDFPFVVLGNKLDVPERQVSGEDARQWCRENGGHPYFETSAKDATNVASAFEEAVRRILALDHRADHLIHTDTVNLQKKSQPERTCC, from the coding sequence CTGAACCTCGAACTCTGGCACAGACCCTTTGCACAGACCAGTGAGACCACATTTGCAGCCACCATGTCCAAGTCATCCCTCCTCAAAGTGATCCTCCTGGGCGACGGTGGCATCGGCAAATCTTCGCTCATGAACCGCTACGTCACCAACAAGTTTGACTCGCATCTCTTCCACACTATAGGCGTGGAATTCCTCAACAAGGAGCTGGAGGTGGACGGCCACCGTGTGACCCTGCAAATCTGGGACACTGCGGGTCAGGAACGCTTCCGTAGTCTCAGGACGCCTTTCTACCGTGGCTCCGACTGCTGCCTGCTCACCTTCAGCTTGGATGATGGACAAAGCTTCCGTAACCTGTCCAACTGGAAGAAAGAGTTCATGTACTACGCTGACGTAAAGGACCCTGACGACTTCCCCTTTGTGGTTCTGGGCAACAAACTGGACGTGCCTGAGCGGCAGGTTTCAGGGGAGGATGCTCGGCAGTGGTGCCGCGAGAACGGCGGGCACCCATACTTTGAGACGAGCGCCAAGGATGCTACAAATGTGGCATCAGCATTTGAGGAGGCCGTGCGTCGCATTCTGGCTCTGGACCACAGAGCTGATCACCTGATCCACACTGACACAGTGAACTTGCAGAAGAAGAGTCAACCTGAACGCACCTGCTGCTGA
- the LOC137125017 gene encoding ras-related protein Rab-9A-like isoform X7, which yields MSKSSLLKVILLGDGGIGKSSLMNRYVTNKFDSHLFHTIGVEFLNKELEVDGHRVTLQIWDTAGQERFRSLRTPFYRGSDCCLLTFSLDDGQSFRNLSNWKKEFMYYADVKDPDDFPFVVLGNKLDVPERQVSGEDARQWCRENGGHPYFETSAKDATNVASAFEEAVRRILALDHRADHLIHTDTVNLQKKSQPERTCC from the coding sequence ATGTCCAAGTCATCCCTCCTCAAAGTGATCCTCCTGGGCGACGGTGGCATCGGCAAATCTTCGCTCATGAACCGCTACGTCACCAACAAGTTTGACTCGCATCTCTTCCACACTATAGGCGTGGAATTCCTCAACAAGGAGCTGGAGGTGGACGGCCACCGTGTGACCCTGCAAATCTGGGACACTGCGGGTCAGGAACGCTTCCGTAGTCTCAGGACGCCTTTCTACCGTGGCTCCGACTGCTGCCTGCTCACCTTCAGCTTGGATGATGGACAAAGCTTCCGTAACCTGTCCAACTGGAAGAAAGAGTTCATGTACTACGCTGACGTAAAGGACCCTGACGACTTCCCCTTTGTGGTTCTGGGCAACAAACTGGACGTGCCTGAGCGGCAGGTTTCAGGGGAGGATGCTCGGCAGTGGTGCCGCGAGAACGGCGGGCACCCATACTTTGAGACGAGCGCCAAGGATGCTACAAATGTGGCATCAGCATTTGAGGAGGCCGTGCGTCGCATTCTGGCTCTGGACCACAGAGCTGATCACCTGATCCACACTGACACAGTGAACTTGCAGAAGAAGAGTCAACCTGAACGCACCTGCTGCTGA